One genomic segment of Mobula hypostoma chromosome 2, sMobHyp1.1, whole genome shotgun sequence includes these proteins:
- the rnf8 gene encoding E3 ubiquitin-protein ligase rnf8 isoform X1 — MAAVAEESEQSLAWYLERMGGEEAGQRLKLQPGTEVTVGRGLGVTHRLLAKTCPLMISRNHCSFFLSSEGVCTVTDNQSLNGVWVNGVRLEPLQPWELVEGDVVQLGVPVEQQERAEYEYCLVRRSPATSGTGSSAKRKLGCEDSLTGVPQRAEGSSKLQRLGENTHRPNMVQQRLAASAQSREDAAQPGTSSQSPTSSCTNIRHGDQNRDQGSTHGHREQGLPMDKEQTHRDQDQELLTDWEQTQGHCDQKFPTNRDPTLGDREQDRRCLINQEPTDGDREQQCLTKEQQPQAGVGVDVAETRISEVLENELQCIICSEYFIQAVTLGCSHSFCRLCIREWGRRRAECPICRKPIEWQTPSVVLDSCIETMVSSLGEAARRQRQQLLQARMVLLADGGRGPSGGGESPALPPDSPPPLIPENSESRPTDSRDQQTQQTHL; from the exons GTGACGGTCGGGCGAGGTTTGGGCGTCACCCACCGCCTCTTGGCCAAGACCTGTCCTCTGATGATCTCCCGCAACCATTGCTCCTTCTTCCTGAGCTCGGAGGGAGTGTGCACCGTCACAGACAACCAG AGTTTGAATGGCGTGTGGGTGAACGGAGTGCGGCTGGAGCCCCTGCAGCCCTGGGAGTTGGTCGAGGGTGACGTGGTGCAGCTGGGGGTACCGGTGGAGCAGCAGGAGAGAGCCGAGTATGAGTACTGCCTGGTGCGCCGGAGTCCAGCTACGTCGGGCACAGGCAGCAGTGCCAAGCGGAAACTGGGTTGCGAGGATTCTCTGACTGGAGTCCCACAGAGAGCTGAGGGGAGCAGCAAACTGCAGCGGCTTGGGGAGAACACACACCGGCCCAACATGGTGCAGCAGAGACTGGCAGCGAGTGCGCAGAGTCGGGAAGACGCGGCACAACCTGGCACCAGCAGCCAGTCCCCAACCTCCTCCTGCACCAACATCCGTCATGGAGACCAGAATAGGGATCAAGGGTCAACACACGGACACCGGGAACAGGGACTCCCAATGGACAAGGAGCAGACACACAGAGACCAGGATCAGGAACTCTTGACGGATTGGGAACAGACACAGGGACACTGTGATCAAAAATTTCCAACGAACCGGGACCCAACTCTCGGAGACCGGGAACAGGATCGGAGATGCCTGATAAATCAGGAGCCAACAGATGGAGACCGGGAACAGCAATGTCTCACAAAGGAGCAACAGCCACAG GCCGGGGTGGGGGTCGACGTTGCGGAGACACGGATCAGTGAGGTGCTGGAGAATGAGCTGCAGTGTATCATCTGTTCCGAGTACTTCATCCAG GCGGTGACCCTAGGGTGCTCCCACTCCTTCTGCCGGTTGTGTATCAGGGAGTGGGGGCGCCGGCGGGCTGAATGCCCCATTTGCCGGAAGCCCATTGAGTGGCAGACGCCGTCAGTGGTGCTGGACAGCTGCATCGAGACGATGGTGTCTAGTCTAGGCGAGGCAGCCAGGAGGCAGCGGCAGCAGTTACTGCAAGCCCGCATGG TGTTGCTGGCAGACGGAGGGCGTGGACCCAGTGGGGGAGGTGAGAGCCCTGCCTTACCTCCAGACAGCCCACCTCCACTCATCCCTGAGAATTCAGAGTCCAGGCCCACGGATAGCAGAGACCAGCAGACCCAGCAGACCCACCTGTGA
- the rnf8 gene encoding E3 ubiquitin-protein ligase rnf8 isoform X2 has product MAAVAEESEQSLAWYLERMGGEEAGQRLKLQPGTEVTVGRGLGVTHRLLAKTCPLMISRNHCSFFLSSEGVCTVTDNQSLNGVWVNGVRLEPLQPWELVEGDVVQLGVPVEQQERAEYEYCLVRRSPATSGTGSSAKRKLGCEDSLTGVPQRAEGSSKLQRLGENTHRPNMVQQRLAASAQSREDAAQPGTSSQSPTSSCTNIRHGDQNRDQGSTHGHREQGLPMDKEQTHRDQDQELLTDWEQTQGHCDQKFPTNRDPTLGDREQDRRCLINQEPTDGDREQQCLTKEQQPQAGVGVDVAETRISEVLENELQCIICSEYFIQAVTLGCSHSFCRLCIREWGRRRAECPICRKPIEWQTPSVVLDSCIETMVSSLGEAARRQRQQLLQARMGECSVAGRRRAWTQWGR; this is encoded by the exons GTGACGGTCGGGCGAGGTTTGGGCGTCACCCACCGCCTCTTGGCCAAGACCTGTCCTCTGATGATCTCCCGCAACCATTGCTCCTTCTTCCTGAGCTCGGAGGGAGTGTGCACCGTCACAGACAACCAG AGTTTGAATGGCGTGTGGGTGAACGGAGTGCGGCTGGAGCCCCTGCAGCCCTGGGAGTTGGTCGAGGGTGACGTGGTGCAGCTGGGGGTACCGGTGGAGCAGCAGGAGAGAGCCGAGTATGAGTACTGCCTGGTGCGCCGGAGTCCAGCTACGTCGGGCACAGGCAGCAGTGCCAAGCGGAAACTGGGTTGCGAGGATTCTCTGACTGGAGTCCCACAGAGAGCTGAGGGGAGCAGCAAACTGCAGCGGCTTGGGGAGAACACACACCGGCCCAACATGGTGCAGCAGAGACTGGCAGCGAGTGCGCAGAGTCGGGAAGACGCGGCACAACCTGGCACCAGCAGCCAGTCCCCAACCTCCTCCTGCACCAACATCCGTCATGGAGACCAGAATAGGGATCAAGGGTCAACACACGGACACCGGGAACAGGGACTCCCAATGGACAAGGAGCAGACACACAGAGACCAGGATCAGGAACTCTTGACGGATTGGGAACAGACACAGGGACACTGTGATCAAAAATTTCCAACGAACCGGGACCCAACTCTCGGAGACCGGGAACAGGATCGGAGATGCCTGATAAATCAGGAGCCAACAGATGGAGACCGGGAACAGCAATGTCTCACAAAGGAGCAACAGCCACAG GCCGGGGTGGGGGTCGACGTTGCGGAGACACGGATCAGTGAGGTGCTGGAGAATGAGCTGCAGTGTATCATCTGTTCCGAGTACTTCATCCAG GCGGTGACCCTAGGGTGCTCCCACTCCTTCTGCCGGTTGTGTATCAGGGAGTGGGGGCGCCGGCGGGCTGAATGCCCCATTTGCCGGAAGCCCATTGAGTGGCAGACGCCGTCAGTGGTGCTGGACAGCTGCATCGAGACGATGGTGTCTAGTCTAGGCGAGGCAGCCAGGAGGCAGCGGCAGCAGTTACTGCAAGCCCGCATGGGTGAGTGCAG TGTTGCTGGCAGACGGAGGGCGTGGACCCAGTGGGGGAGGTGA
- the rnf8 gene encoding E3 ubiquitin-protein ligase rnf8 isoform X3 yields the protein MISRNHCSFFLSSEGVCTVTDNQSLNGVWVNGVRLEPLQPWELVEGDVVQLGVPVEQQERAEYEYCLVRRSPATSGTGSSAKRKLGCEDSLTGVPQRAEGSSKLQRLGENTHRPNMVQQRLAASAQSREDAAQPGTSSQSPTSSCTNIRHGDQNRDQGSTHGHREQGLPMDKEQTHRDQDQELLTDWEQTQGHCDQKFPTNRDPTLGDREQDRRCLINQEPTDGDREQQCLTKEQQPQAGVGVDVAETRISEVLENELQCIICSEYFIQAVTLGCSHSFCRLCIREWGRRRAECPICRKPIEWQTPSVVLDSCIETMVSSLGEAARRQRQQLLQARMVLLADGGRGPSGGGESPALPPDSPPPLIPENSESRPTDSRDQQTQQTHL from the exons ATGATCTCCCGCAACCATTGCTCCTTCTTCCTGAGCTCGGAGGGAGTGTGCACCGTCACAGACAACCAG AGTTTGAATGGCGTGTGGGTGAACGGAGTGCGGCTGGAGCCCCTGCAGCCCTGGGAGTTGGTCGAGGGTGACGTGGTGCAGCTGGGGGTACCGGTGGAGCAGCAGGAGAGAGCCGAGTATGAGTACTGCCTGGTGCGCCGGAGTCCAGCTACGTCGGGCACAGGCAGCAGTGCCAAGCGGAAACTGGGTTGCGAGGATTCTCTGACTGGAGTCCCACAGAGAGCTGAGGGGAGCAGCAAACTGCAGCGGCTTGGGGAGAACACACACCGGCCCAACATGGTGCAGCAGAGACTGGCAGCGAGTGCGCAGAGTCGGGAAGACGCGGCACAACCTGGCACCAGCAGCCAGTCCCCAACCTCCTCCTGCACCAACATCCGTCATGGAGACCAGAATAGGGATCAAGGGTCAACACACGGACACCGGGAACAGGGACTCCCAATGGACAAGGAGCAGACACACAGAGACCAGGATCAGGAACTCTTGACGGATTGGGAACAGACACAGGGACACTGTGATCAAAAATTTCCAACGAACCGGGACCCAACTCTCGGAGACCGGGAACAGGATCGGAGATGCCTGATAAATCAGGAGCCAACAGATGGAGACCGGGAACAGCAATGTCTCACAAAGGAGCAACAGCCACAG GCCGGGGTGGGGGTCGACGTTGCGGAGACACGGATCAGTGAGGTGCTGGAGAATGAGCTGCAGTGTATCATCTGTTCCGAGTACTTCATCCAG GCGGTGACCCTAGGGTGCTCCCACTCCTTCTGCCGGTTGTGTATCAGGGAGTGGGGGCGCCGGCGGGCTGAATGCCCCATTTGCCGGAAGCCCATTGAGTGGCAGACGCCGTCAGTGGTGCTGGACAGCTGCATCGAGACGATGGTGTCTAGTCTAGGCGAGGCAGCCAGGAGGCAGCGGCAGCAGTTACTGCAAGCCCGCATGG TGTTGCTGGCAGACGGAGGGCGTGGACCCAGTGGGGGAGGTGAGAGCCCTGCCTTACCTCCAGACAGCCCACCTCCACTCATCCCTGAGAATTCAGAGTCCAGGCCCACGGATAGCAGAGACCAGCAGACCCAGCAGACCCACCTGTGA